In Schlegelella aquatica, one DNA window encodes the following:
- a CDS encoding thymidine phosphorylase family protein — MRARRAHIDTYQQAVVYMRSDCDVCRAEGFEAQAQVEVINGQHRVLAILHRVDSDWLHHDEIALSDAAWKVLKVHEGVPLRVRHPQMLESLRHLRAKVYGARLDYGAFHALMQDIAAQRLTDLHLAAFVTACAGGRLDMDETIALTRAMIDVGERLQWPTAPVMDKHCVGGLPGNRTTLLVVPIVAACGVLMPKTSSRAITSPAGTADTMETLAPVTLDVTAMRRVVEREGACIVWGGAVQLSPADDVLIRVERPLDLDSDAQLVASVLSKKAAVGSQKVLVDVPVGPTAKVRSAEAAQSLAHALVTVGAAIGLEVEPLLTDGSQPVGRGIGPALEAMDVLAVLERRHDAPQDLRERALLLAGAVLEMAGKAAPGEGFLLAQRTLDEGRALAKFVSLCDAQGGMRVPPVAPYFAPVTAARPGVVTQIDNRRIARAAKLAGAPRDPAAGATLHVRLGDPVERGQPLFTLHADTPGELRYALDYVHQQPSIVAVKEHT; from the coding sequence CTGCGCGCCCGGCGCGCGCACATCGACACCTACCAGCAGGCGGTCGTCTACATGCGCAGCGACTGCGACGTCTGCCGTGCCGAGGGCTTCGAGGCCCAGGCGCAGGTGGAGGTGATCAACGGCCAGCACCGGGTGCTGGCGATCTTGCACCGGGTCGACAGCGACTGGCTGCACCACGACGAGATCGCGCTGTCCGATGCGGCGTGGAAGGTGCTCAAAGTGCACGAGGGCGTGCCGCTGCGGGTGCGGCATCCGCAGATGCTCGAGTCGCTGCGCCACCTGCGCGCCAAGGTCTACGGCGCGCGTCTCGACTACGGCGCTTTTCATGCCTTGATGCAGGACATCGCCGCCCAACGCCTGACCGACCTGCACCTGGCCGCCTTCGTCACCGCCTGCGCCGGCGGGCGCTTGGACATGGACGAGACGATCGCGCTGACCCGCGCGATGATCGACGTCGGCGAGCGCTTGCAGTGGCCCACGGCGCCGGTGATGGACAAGCACTGCGTCGGCGGCCTTCCGGGCAACCGCACGACCTTGCTGGTGGTGCCCATCGTGGCCGCGTGCGGGGTGCTGATGCCCAAGACCTCCTCGCGCGCCATCACCTCGCCTGCCGGCACGGCCGACACCATGGAGACCCTGGCGCCCGTGACCCTCGATGTGACCGCGATGCGCCGCGTCGTGGAGCGCGAAGGAGCCTGCATCGTTTGGGGCGGCGCCGTCCAACTGAGCCCCGCCGACGACGTGCTGATCCGCGTGGAGCGCCCGCTCGACCTGGACAGCGACGCCCAGCTCGTCGCTTCGGTGCTGTCCAAGAAGGCGGCTGTCGGTTCGCAGAAGGTGTTGGTGGACGTGCCGGTGGGGCCGACGGCCAAGGTCCGCAGTGCCGAGGCCGCACAGTCCCTGGCGCACGCGCTGGTCACCGTCGGGGCCGCCATCGGGTTGGAAGTCGAGCCGCTGCTCACCGACGGCTCCCAACCCGTGGGCAGAGGAATCGGCCCCGCGCTGGAAGCCATGGACGTCCTCGCCGTGCTCGAACGCCGCCACGACGCCCCTCAGGACCTGCGCGAACGGGCGTTGCTGCTCGCCGGCGCCGTCCTCGAGATGGCGGGCAAAGCCGCCCCGGGCGAGGGATTCCTGCTGGCGCAGCGCACCCTGGACGAAGGGCGCGCCCTGGCGAAGTTCGTCTCGCTGTGCGACGCCCAGGGCGGCATGCGGGTGCCGCCCGTGGCCCCCTACTTCGCGCCGGTCACGGCCGCCAGGCCCGGCGTCGTGACTCAGATCGACAACCGCCGCATCGCGCGGGCGGCCAAGCTGGCCGGTGCCCCGCGCGACCCGGCCGCCGGGGCCACTTTGCATGTGAGGCTCGGCGATCCGGTCGAGCGCGGGCAGCCCTTGTTCACCTTGCATGCCGACACGCCGGGCGAGCTGCGCTACGCGCTGGACTACGTGCACCAGCAGCCCTCCATCGTGGCGGTGAAGGAGCACACATGA
- a CDS encoding chaperone modulator CbpM, protein MNQSIDEPHAYRAEAHYQVTIERLCLACGTDEQTIEVLVHEGVLDVAGNRPQDWRFDAAALARARRAVRLMRELHVNAAGVALALDLMDEIARLRAQLRSLRP, encoded by the coding sequence ATGAACCAGTCCATCGACGAGCCGCACGCCTACCGGGCGGAAGCTCACTACCAAGTCACCATCGAACGTCTGTGCCTGGCTTGCGGCACGGACGAGCAGACCATCGAGGTGCTGGTGCACGAGGGGGTGCTCGACGTGGCGGGAAACCGCCCGCAGGACTGGCGTTTCGACGCCGCGGCCCTCGCCCGGGCGCGTCGCGCCGTGCGCCTGATGCGCGAGCTGCACGTCAATGCCGCCGGCGTGGCCCTGGCGCTGGACCTGATGGACGAGATCGCGCGCTTGCGGGCCCAATTGCGCAGTCTGCGCCCCTGA
- a CDS encoding DnaJ C-terminal domain-containing protein has protein sequence MDFKDYYRILGVDRGADEEDIKRAYRKLARKYHPDVSKEADAEARFKEVAEAYEVLKDPQKRAAYDEVFRRWERGESFHVPPGTDGGYEFRGEGVDLGEDFDPSEFFEAIFGRATRRRGAHFRRSGGGVRGEDHHARVLIDLEDAYRGGVHTITLRMPVLDEHGGVQMRERRLEVALPRGVREGQHLRLAGQGGPGYDGGPAGDLYLEVAFRPHPVFRVDGRDVYFDLPLAPWEAALGAQVDVPTPEGPVKLSVPAGSHGGRKLRLKGKGLPGEPAGDLYAVVSIVQPQPLNEQARQAYRALEAAFPGFDPRAALRGI, from the coding sequence ATGGACTTCAAGGACTACTACCGCATCCTCGGCGTCGATCGCGGGGCCGACGAAGAAGACATCAAGCGCGCCTACCGCAAGCTCGCCCGGAAGTACCACCCCGACGTGAGCAAGGAGGCGGACGCCGAAGCGCGCTTCAAGGAGGTCGCCGAGGCCTACGAGGTGCTGAAGGATCCTCAAAAGCGCGCGGCCTACGACGAGGTCTTCCGTCGGTGGGAGCGCGGGGAGTCGTTCCACGTGCCGCCGGGCACCGACGGAGGCTACGAATTTCGCGGCGAAGGCGTCGATCTCGGCGAGGACTTCGACCCGAGCGAGTTCTTCGAGGCGATCTTCGGCCGCGCCACCCGCCGCCGGGGCGCCCATTTCCGCCGCTCGGGCGGCGGTGTGCGCGGCGAGGACCACCACGCGCGCGTGCTCATCGACCTCGAAGACGCCTACCGGGGCGGCGTGCACACGATCACCTTGCGCATGCCCGTGCTCGACGAGCACGGCGGCGTCCAGATGCGCGAGCGGCGGCTGGAGGTGGCGCTGCCCCGCGGCGTACGCGAGGGCCAGCACCTGCGGCTGGCCGGCCAAGGCGGCCCGGGCTACGACGGAGGCCCAGCCGGCGACCTCTACCTCGAGGTGGCGTTCCGTCCGCATCCGGTCTTCCGCGTGGACGGGCGCGACGTCTACTTCGACCTGCCGCTCGCCCCGTGGGAGGCCGCGCTCGGTGCCCAAGTGGACGTGCCGACGCCCGAGGGCCCGGTCAAGCTCAGCGTCCCGGCCGGCAGTCACGGCGGGCGCAAGCTGCGTCTCAAAGGCAAGGGGCTGCCCGGGGAGCCCGCAGGCGACCTGTATGCCGTCGTCTCGATCGTGCAGCCGCAGCCCCTCAACGAGCAGGCGCGGCAGGCGTACCGGGCGCTGGAGGCCGCTTTCCCGGGGTTCGATCCGCGCGCAGCGCTGAGGGGGATCTGA
- a CDS encoding TolC family outer membrane protein, with translation MPSKRALTVMAWAALAAGPSWGLDLMESWRAASAHDAQTAAARAARDAGAARAQQAKALWRPQVVLEGGAGAATNESATRGARFATPAFGSSTDVGFDTSVTGGTATRYALMLRQPLYDRERSAQARQLGLSAQAAEVEWQAARDALLIRTAERYFDVALAAARVRLLARQEEAVESARQEAEDRFRIGDRPVTDVHEATARAAALRAERAAAEAQLEVARAAFADLTGLRPALDEWALPAAADMSGLGTVDEWVSRAATEHPQVRLAIAQLQVAEEEARKTSAALSPTVDLVAQAKRDRLSGSGDFGDASHTAVDRAIGVQVRIPLYTGGWRSARHTESQALVERARAELERARQEAALQARGAWLDVTLGQSRLAALEAGLQAGRARLDATRVGLKAGDRTTLDLLNAENDAAAAELALLQARTQLWLRWLQLHAATGRLDEGALAQANARLAAAPKS, from the coding sequence ATGCCGAGCAAGCGCGCATTGACGGTGATGGCCTGGGCCGCCTTGGCGGCCGGGCCCTCGTGGGGGCTGGATCTGATGGAGTCGTGGCGGGCAGCGTCTGCCCACGACGCCCAGACCGCGGCCGCGCGAGCGGCGCGCGACGCCGGCGCTGCGCGCGCGCAGCAGGCCAAGGCGCTGTGGCGGCCTCAGGTGGTGCTCGAAGGCGGCGCCGGTGCGGCGACGAACGAGAGCGCCACCCGCGGCGCGCGCTTCGCCACGCCGGCTTTCGGCTCGTCCACCGACGTGGGCTTCGACACCTCGGTCACCGGGGGCACGGCCACGCGTTACGCGCTGATGCTGCGCCAGCCTCTGTACGACCGGGAGCGCTCGGCACAGGCGCGCCAGCTCGGGCTCTCGGCCCAGGCTGCCGAGGTGGAATGGCAGGCCGCCCGTGATGCGCTGCTCATTCGCACCGCCGAGCGCTACTTCGACGTGGCATTGGCCGCGGCCCGCGTGCGCCTCCTCGCCCGGCAGGAAGAAGCCGTCGAGAGCGCGCGGCAGGAAGCCGAGGACCGTTTCCGCATCGGCGACCGGCCCGTCACCGACGTGCACGAGGCGACGGCGCGCGCCGCCGCCTTGCGCGCCGAGCGCGCGGCCGCCGAGGCCCAGCTGGAGGTGGCCCGGGCCGCCTTCGCGGACCTGACCGGCCTGCGCCCGGCGCTCGACGAATGGGCGTTGCCTGCGGCCGCCGACATGAGCGGCCTGGGCACGGTGGACGAGTGGGTGAGCCGCGCAGCCACCGAGCATCCGCAGGTGCGCCTGGCGATCGCCCAGCTGCAGGTGGCCGAGGAGGAGGCGCGCAAGACCTCGGCCGCGCTCTCGCCGACGGTGGACCTGGTGGCCCAGGCCAAGCGCGACCGCCTCTCGGGCAGCGGCGATTTCGGCGACGCGAGCCACACCGCGGTGGACCGCGCCATTGGCGTGCAGGTGCGCATTCCGCTCTACACCGGCGGCTGGCGCAGCGCCCGACACACCGAGTCGCAGGCCCTCGTCGAACGCGCGCGCGCCGAACTGGAGCGCGCCCGGCAGGAGGCCGCGCTCCAGGCCCGCGGGGCGTGGCTGGATGTCACCCTGGGGCAAAGCCGGCTGGCCGCGCTCGAGGCGGGCCTGCAAGCCGGCCGCGCCCGCCTGGACGCCACCCGGGTGGGGCTCAAAGCGGGCGACCGCACCACGTTGGACCTCCTCAATGCCGAGAACGACGCGGCGGCCGCCGAGTTGGCCCTGCTCCAGGCGCGCACGCAGCTGTGGCTGCGCTGGCTGCAGCTTCATGCCGCGACCGGCCGCCTCGACGAAGGGGCGCTGGCGCAGGCCAACGCCCGTCTGGCCGCCGCGCCCAAGTCCTGA
- a CDS encoding YgaP family membrane protein, whose amino-acid sequence MTSWQLVRMFAGVFILLSLALGIPGSPLFVSPWWLAFTAFVGANLLQSAFTRWCLLETILRKLGVKPGC is encoded by the coding sequence ATGACCTCTTGGCAACTCGTGCGCATGTTCGCCGGTGTGTTCATCCTGCTGTCGCTGGCGCTCGGCATCCCGGGCAGCCCGCTCTTCGTGAGCCCGTGGTGGCTGGCCTTCACGGCCTTCGTGGGCGCCAACCTGCTGCAAAGCGCGTTCACCCGCTGGTGCCTGCTCGAAACCATCCTGCGCAAGCTGGGTGTGAAGCCCGGCTGCTGA
- a CDS encoding efflux RND transporter permease subunit, translating to MHSPLGISGRIARFFQSAQITPLLALVALLLGLFAVMVTPREEEPQIDVTMANVLVPFPGASVKDVEQMVATPAEQVLSQMAGVEHVMSVSRPGLAVLTVQFKVGVPRTEALVRLHDTLRANADWLPRGLGVGEPLVKPKGIDDVPIISLTLYARDASLGAYDLERVAHSLEADLKRVPGTREVVTIGGPGRAVLIEVDPARLAGAGVTVSDVRQALQSAHLAAPVGELLAGNQAVAIEAGPFLRDAHDVGQLVVGVRAGRPVFLQEVADVRDGPLPPQRYVWHGQAGETPREDPAVTLAITKKPGENAIDVAEAVIARVEALRNTVIPQGVEVATTRNYGLTADEKANQLIHKLLFATASVVALVFLALGKREAAIVGAAVILTLTVTLFASWAWGFTLNRVSLFALIFSIGILVDDAIVVVENIHRHQALHPGRSLAEIIPAAVDEVGGPTILATLTVIAALLPMAFVTGLMGPYMSPIPINASMGMMLSLAIAFVVTPWMARLWMKAAPSAHGHGETSGKEGSGHGPSGRISRLFERVFAPLLDARRGGRNRALLGAAVAALIAVSLALPVLGWVVLKMLPFDNKSEFQVVVDMPAGTPVEKTAAVLRELGDYLVRQPEVAHYQAYAGTAAPINFNGLVRQYYLRAGGEVGDLQVNLVDKRHRKEQSHAIATRLRPALQEIGRRHGANVKVIEVPPGPPVLSPIVAEIYGPTAEGRRQVAQAVRKVFEETPGVVDVDDSGIAEARRLLLLVDRRKAALLGVPQAAIVATLRAGLAGEPAAYLHDESKYPAGAVIQLPAERHGDLDALLQLGVRGAAGQVVPVRELVTVSDTVREQPLYHKDGLPVHFVVGDMAGEVDSPLYGMFKMRERLQALQTPGGGRLVEYFIRQPDEAWRDYALKWDGEWQITYETFRDMGAAYAVGLILIYLLVVAQFGSYLTPLIIMAPIPLTIVGVMPGHALLGAQFTATSMIGMIALAGIIVRNSILLVDFIRLEVSQGVPLERAVVRSAATRAQPIVLTALAAMLGAFFILDDPIFNGLAVSLIFGIFVSTLLTLVVIPLLYYVAYRHRPQAAALSSTSR from the coding sequence ATGCACAGCCCCCTCGGCATCTCCGGCCGCATCGCGCGGTTCTTCCAGTCGGCGCAGATCACGCCGCTGCTGGCGCTCGTCGCGCTGTTGCTCGGCCTCTTCGCGGTGATGGTCACGCCGCGCGAGGAAGAGCCGCAGATCGACGTGACGATGGCCAACGTGTTGGTGCCCTTCCCCGGCGCCTCGGTCAAGGACGTCGAGCAAATGGTGGCGACCCCGGCCGAGCAGGTGCTCTCGCAAATGGCCGGTGTCGAGCACGTCATGTCCGTCTCGCGCCCCGGGCTCGCGGTGCTGACCGTGCAGTTCAAGGTGGGCGTGCCGCGCACCGAAGCCCTGGTGCGCCTGCACGACACCCTGCGCGCGAACGCCGACTGGCTGCCGCGCGGCCTGGGCGTGGGCGAGCCCTTGGTCAAGCCCAAGGGCATCGACGACGTGCCCATCATCAGCCTCACCCTCTATGCCCGCGACGCGAGCCTCGGGGCCTACGACCTGGAGCGCGTGGCTCACAGCCTGGAGGCCGATCTGAAGCGCGTGCCGGGCACGCGCGAGGTGGTGACGATCGGCGGGCCGGGGCGCGCCGTCCTGATCGAGGTCGACCCGGCCCGGCTGGCCGGGGCCGGCGTCACCGTCTCGGACGTCCGCCAGGCCCTCCAATCGGCCCACCTGGCCGCCCCCGTGGGCGAGCTCCTGGCCGGCAACCAGGCGGTGGCGATCGAGGCCGGGCCCTTCCTGCGCGACGCGCACGACGTGGGCCAGCTCGTGGTCGGCGTGCGCGCCGGCCGGCCGGTGTTCCTGCAGGAGGTGGCCGACGTGCGTGACGGGCCGCTGCCGCCGCAACGCTACGTGTGGCACGGCCAAGCCGGCGAGACCCCGCGCGAGGACCCCGCCGTGACCCTCGCCATCACGAAGAAGCCCGGCGAGAACGCGATCGACGTCGCCGAGGCGGTGATCGCCCGTGTGGAGGCGCTGCGCAACACGGTGATCCCGCAGGGCGTGGAGGTGGCCACGACCCGCAACTACGGCCTCACCGCCGACGAGAAGGCGAACCAGCTCATCCACAAACTGCTGTTCGCCACCGCCTCGGTGGTCGCGCTCGTGTTCCTCGCGCTGGGCAAGCGCGAGGCGGCCATCGTGGGCGCCGCGGTCATCCTCACCCTCACGGTCACGCTCTTCGCGAGCTGGGCATGGGGCTTCACGCTCAACCGCGTGTCGCTCTTCGCGCTCATCTTCTCGATCGGCATCCTGGTGGACGATGCCATCGTGGTGGTGGAGAACATCCACCGGCACCAGGCTCTGCACCCGGGCCGGTCGCTGGCCGAGATCATCCCCGCGGCGGTCGACGAAGTGGGCGGCCCCACCATCCTGGCCACCCTCACCGTCATCGCGGCCCTCCTGCCGATGGCCTTCGTCACCGGGCTGATGGGGCCCTACATGAGCCCCATCCCGATCAACGCGAGCATGGGGATGATGCTCTCGCTGGCGATCGCCTTCGTCGTGACGCCGTGGATGGCGCGGCTGTGGATGAAGGCGGCCCCGTCGGCCCACGGCCACGGCGAGACCAGCGGCAAGGAAGGAAGCGGTCACGGCCCGAGCGGCCGCATCTCGCGGCTGTTCGAGCGCGTCTTTGCGCCCCTGCTCGATGCCAGGCGCGGCGGGCGCAACCGCGCGCTGCTGGGCGCGGCCGTCGCCGCGCTGATCGCGGTCTCGCTGGCCCTGCCGGTCCTGGGCTGGGTGGTGCTCAAGATGCTGCCCTTCGACAACAAGTCCGAGTTCCAGGTGGTGGTGGACATGCCGGCCGGCACGCCGGTCGAAAAGACCGCCGCGGTGCTGCGCGAACTGGGCGACTACCTGGTGCGCCAGCCGGAGGTGGCCCACTACCAGGCCTACGCAGGCACCGCCGCGCCGATCAACTTCAACGGCCTCGTGCGCCAGTACTACCTGCGAGCCGGCGGCGAGGTGGGGGACCTGCAGGTCAACCTGGTCGACAAGCGCCATCGCAAGGAGCAAAGCCACGCGATCGCGACCCGCCTGCGCCCGGCCTTGCAGGAGATCGGTCGCCGGCATGGCGCCAACGTGAAGGTCATCGAGGTGCCCCCGGGCCCGCCCGTGCTCTCGCCCATCGTGGCCGAGATCTACGGACCGACCGCCGAAGGCCGCCGGCAGGTCGCGCAGGCCGTGCGCAAGGTCTTCGAGGAGACGCCGGGCGTGGTCGACGTCGACGACTCGGGCATTGCCGAGGCGCGGCGCTTGCTGTTGCTCGTCGATCGGCGCAAGGCCGCCCTGCTCGGGGTGCCGCAGGCCGCCATCGTCGCCACGCTGCGCGCAGGCTTGGCCGGCGAGCCCGCGGCCTACCTGCACGACGAGAGCAAGTACCCCGCCGGCGCGGTGATCCAGCTGCCCGCCGAGCGGCACGGCGATCTCGACGCCCTGCTGCAACTGGGCGTGCGCGGCGCGGCGGGCCAGGTGGTGCCGGTGCGCGAGCTCGTGACGGTGAGCGACACCGTGCGCGAGCAGCCCCTCTATCACAAGGACGGCTTGCCGGTGCACTTCGTGGTCGGCGACATGGCGGGCGAGGTGGACAGCCCCCTGTACGGCATGTTCAAGATGCGCGAGCGTCTGCAGGCGCTCCAGACGCCGGGTGGCGGACGCCTGGTGGAGTACTTCATCCGCCAGCCGGATGAAGCCTGGCGCGACTACGCCCTCAAGTGGGACGGCGAGTGGCAGATCACCTACGAGACCTTCCGCGACATGGGCGCTGCCTACGCCGTAGGGCTGATCCTCATCTACCTGCTCGTCGTCGCCCAGTTCGGCTCGTACCTCACGCCGCTCATCATCATGGCGCCGATCCCGCTGACCATCGTCGGCGTGATGCCGGGCCACGCCCTGCTCGGAGCCCAGTTCACGGCCACCAGCATGATCGGCATGATCGCGCTGGCCGGCATCATCGTGCGCAACTCCATCTTGCTGGTGGACTTCATCCGCCTGGAGGTGTCGCAGGGTGTGCCGCTGGAGCGGGCGGTGGTGCGCTCGGCGGCCACGCGCGCGCAGCCCATCGTGCTGACCGCTCTGGCCGCGATGCTGGGCGCCTTCTTCATCCTCGACGATCCCATCTTCAACGGGCTCGCCGTGTCCCTGATCTTCGGCATCTTCGTCAGCACGCTGCTGACGCTGGTGGTGATCCCCTTGCTGTACTACGTGGCCTACCGGCACCGACCGCAGGCCGCGGCCCTTTCCTCGACCTCTCGCTGA
- a CDS encoding efflux RND transporter periplasmic adaptor subunit, producing the protein MSSVAFRFFSPVLVAMATAGVAAAQPPSSTSAARDGAAGEARPSSALATAVVAAARDGTRAAYEGTVQAVRQTVLAAQVPGAVVDLRVKPGDAVEAGQVLVRLDAREAQQAAAASAAQVQAARAAQEAATREYERQKQLFEKRYISQAALERAEAQYKAAQAQAAAMMASAQAATTQSGYYVVKAPYAGVIAEVPVVLGDMAMPGRPLVTLYDPARMRVSVPLPQGVASRWSADTTASIEIPGLPAERVAPVAAELLPAVDPSTHTQELRLTLPAGLAVRPGSFARVWLPLGAQGDRSAAALLVPAQAVVRRAELTGVYVLSPEGRPLLRQVRLGRRIGDQVEVLSGVSAGERVVLDAQAASRVR; encoded by the coding sequence ATGTCCTCGGTCGCCTTCCGGTTCTTCAGCCCGGTGCTCGTCGCGATGGCCACCGCCGGCGTTGCGGCGGCGCAGCCCCCCTCGTCCACCTCTGCGGCCCGCGACGGCGCCGCCGGCGAGGCGCGGCCCTCGAGCGCGCTGGCCACGGCCGTCGTCGCCGCCGCGCGCGACGGCACCCGAGCCGCCTATGAAGGGACGGTCCAGGCCGTGCGCCAGACGGTGCTCGCCGCCCAGGTCCCCGGCGCGGTCGTCGACCTGCGCGTCAAGCCCGGCGACGCGGTCGAGGCGGGTCAGGTGTTGGTGCGGCTCGACGCCCGTGAAGCGCAGCAGGCGGCCGCCGCCAGTGCGGCCCAGGTGCAGGCCGCGCGCGCCGCGCAGGAGGCGGCCACGCGCGAGTACGAGCGGCAGAAGCAACTGTTCGAGAAGCGCTACATCAGCCAAGCCGCCCTCGAGCGCGCCGAGGCCCAGTACAAGGCGGCCCAAGCCCAGGCCGCGGCCATGATGGCGAGCGCGCAGGCGGCCACCACGCAGTCCGGCTACTACGTGGTCAAGGCTCCCTACGCGGGTGTGATCGCCGAGGTGCCGGTGGTGCTGGGCGACATGGCGATGCCCGGGCGCCCGCTGGTGACCTTGTACGACCCAGCCCGCATGCGGGTGAGCGTGCCGCTGCCGCAAGGGGTGGCGTCGCGCTGGAGTGCGGACACCACCGCCTCCATCGAGATCCCCGGCTTGCCGGCCGAGCGCGTGGCGCCCGTCGCCGCGGAGCTCCTGCCGGCCGTCGATCCGTCCACCCACACACAGGAGCTGCGCCTCACCCTGCCGGCCGGCCTGGCGGTGCGGCCCGGCTCGTTCGCTCGCGTGTGGCTGCCGCTCGGTGCGCAGGGCGACCGGAGCGCCGCGGCCCTGTTGGTGCCGGCCCAAGCCGTGGTGCGCCGGGCTGAGCTGACCGGCGTGTACGTGCTGTCGCCGGAAGGCCGGCCGCTGCTGCGTCAGGTGCGCCTGGGCCGACGCATCGGCGATCAGGTCGAAGTGCTCAGCGGCGTCTCCGCAGGCGAGCGCGTGGTGCTCGACGCCCAGGCCGCCTCGCGCGTGCGCTGA
- a CDS encoding ArsR/SmtB family transcription factor, which translates to MQDLPPEALEQVAAYFQALAEPTRLQILNLLRQGEYNVGELAQACECTSANVSRHLALLMQHGLVRRESRGTAVYYRVADESVYALCDLVCGSIARRLDDVVHGRTLFGAAAASVAQASAPAPAEASARRPRGRRVKSV; encoded by the coding sequence ATGCAAGACCTACCCCCCGAGGCCCTCGAACAGGTTGCCGCCTACTTCCAGGCGCTGGCGGAGCCCACGCGGCTGCAGATCCTCAATCTGCTGCGCCAAGGCGAGTACAACGTGGGTGAACTGGCGCAGGCGTGCGAATGCACTTCGGCCAACGTGTCGCGCCACCTGGCCTTGTTGATGCAACACGGGCTCGTGCGCCGCGAGAGCCGGGGCACCGCGGTCTACTACCGGGTGGCGGACGAATCCGTCTATGCGTTGTGCGACCTCGTGTGCGGCAGCATCGCCCGCCGGCTGGATGACGTGGTGCACGGGCGCACGCTGTTCGGCGCCGCGGCGGCGTCCGTGGCGCAGGCCAGCGCGCCCGCCCCGGCCGAGGCCAGCGCTCGCCGCCCTCGCGGACGGCGGGTGAAGTCCGTCTGA
- a CDS encoding Hsp20/alpha crystallin family protein, producing the protein MNQIRLPDVLSLENTEELWRSLLRPLRWDGPQGVPQIKLDVHEDDAAYTVKAEMPGVKKEDIDVRIEGAQVSISAEVKKSDEKKEGTRVLRAERYEGFVSRSFTLGCEIDRDKATARYQDGVLELRLPKQQSGAAHKVTIE; encoded by the coding sequence ATGAACCAGATCCGTCTGCCCGATGTGCTGTCTTTGGAGAACACCGAGGAGCTGTGGCGCAGCTTGTTGCGGCCCCTGCGGTGGGATGGCCCTCAGGGCGTGCCGCAGATCAAGCTGGACGTCCACGAGGACGACGCCGCCTACACCGTGAAGGCAGAGATGCCCGGGGTGAAGAAGGAAGACATCGACGTGCGCATCGAGGGCGCGCAGGTGTCGATCAGCGCCGAAGTGAAGAAGTCCGACGAGAAGAAGGAAGGCACCCGGGTGCTGCGCGCCGAGCGTTATGAAGGCTTCGTCAGCCGCAGCTTCACGCTGGGCTGCGAGATCGATCGCGACAAGGCGACTGCGCGCTACCAAGACGGTGTTCTCGAACTGCGGCTGCCCAAGCAGCAATCGGGCGCCGCCCACAAGGTCACCATCGAGTGA
- a CDS encoding lipoyl protein ligase domain-containing protein, producing the protein MKDVILDPELWESLEAGTAALLDQWFVAEGDHVHRGQALARAVLVKSSLEVIAPALAREGPAGWGGQVLLRATGGTAVLVGPWMLTASVALPARHRLLGIGLLEPHRRLGLALVRWLRRHRVEARVHPVGRAAPQGVEWACFAGVAPWEVCVRGRKIAALAQARGAHAAVSSAGVLLQPVPWALLCEALRQPEARARALDEGVASCAEAGAADLDADRWARELHAVLQGWVQASSHGGGTDRGPGERRPL; encoded by the coding sequence ATGAAGGACGTGATCCTCGATCCCGAGCTGTGGGAGTCGCTGGAGGCCGGCACTGCTGCTTTGCTCGATCAGTGGTTCGTGGCCGAGGGCGACCACGTGCACCGCGGACAGGCGCTCGCTCGGGCCGTGCTGGTCAAGAGTTCCTTGGAGGTGATCGCGCCCGCCCTGGCCCGCGAAGGCCCTGCGGGGTGGGGCGGGCAGGTGCTGCTGCGCGCGACGGGAGGCACGGCCGTGCTGGTGGGCCCGTGGATGCTCACTGCGAGTGTGGCCTTGCCGGCCCGGCATCGCCTGCTCGGCATCGGACTCCTCGAACCCCACCGCCGGCTCGGCCTCGCCCTCGTGCGGTGGCTGCGCCGGCATCGCGTCGAGGCCCGGGTGCACCCGGTGGGCCGTGCGGCCCCGCAGGGCGTCGAGTGGGCCTGCTTTGCCGGGGTTGCGCCGTGGGAGGTCTGCGTGCGGGGACGCAAGATCGCCGCCTTGGCGCAGGCGCGGGGAGCGCACGCCGCCGTCTCGAGCGCAGGCGTGCTCCTGCAGCCGGTGCCTTGGGCCCTGCTGTGCGAGGCGCTGCGCCAGCCCGAAGCGCGGGCCCGTGCCCTGGACGAGGGCGTCGCGAGCTGCGCCGAGGCCGGCGCGGCCGACCTCGATGCCGATCGATGGGCCAGAGAACTGCACGCCGTCTTGCAGGGCTGGGTCCAGGCCTCGAGCCACGGGGGCGGCACCGACCGCGGCCCGGGCGAGCGCCGCCCTCTGTGA